ATATTAGGTGTGCTCTGTATCTGTTATTAAACACTTATCTTGCCCTTACAGTAAATTCAAATCATATGTTAGATAACAAAAGTCAATCCTCACATTGACACGTTTcctttaaataatcattttgcTGAACTGTATTATACTGTATTGGACTTTGTGagttcagtaaaataaatgaacaatgcTGAGCTAAACATTAGCAGTGTTATATTACTCTTGCATGAAGGATTTATTTCAGTAAAGTagtagaaaaagtaaaataaagctttaaaagcATAGTTTTCAAAAGAACAGTGTCTCTTAGCTGTGATTATTGTAACAAATCCTTTTCAAACTAATACAAAGACTTTATAAAGGATACTTGGTTTCACAGTAAATTGTTGTTACAAAGTATTTTAGAATTCAAGCCAaagtttttattgttaatttgtTTAACTGTATATTTGCTCCCAGATATGAGTCACCACATCGCATATTTCTTATCTCCAGCTGATAAATGATATCAAGTTATTTTGAAGGGCACTTTGGAGACACCACCTTGATTTGTTGTATTTAAGGGCTGGACTCAGCGACTGGAACTACATTCTTCTGAGTTCAACACTGAAGTAACACAATGAAGTGGCTCGTGGTCCTGTCAGCCCTCGTGGCTTTCTCCGAATGCTTCCATAAGTAAGTCTGAACTGGCTGGTTGAGAAGCCACCCGTTCCTTTActtctttgacattttacacaTGAATAGGCTGAATTGTTGAAATGCAATATCTCTATCTAGTATTCCTGAGGGTAAAGTCTTCAGGCAATCTTGCTTTGAGCTATCACACCTTTCAAACTTACACAAAGCTCAAAGTAAAGCTCACTTTGGGATTTGTCTGGATATAATATGTCAGACATTTGTGCATTTTGGTGATTCTTTCTTCTCATTTCTGTGCTTAGGATTCCCCTGATCAAGGGAAAGACTGCCAGGCAAAACCTGCAGGAGAAAGGACTATGGGAGAAGTACAGGAAGGAGCATCCATACAACCCCATGGTAAAGTTTATCCAGGGTGGTTCTGAGCCCATGACCAACGATGCTGACGTaagtccacaccagagacgacATTTAGAGCACAAATAGCAGCTATTTTACGCTGTGTTGAACGAAGAATGATATCCACCTCTGTTGCtgcaacttttaaaaataaaaacacattttacgcTACATTTGAGTCAGGTTCATGTTCATTTGCACCTGTTTACTCCACGTTTTGCGTCCCTCTAGTTGTCCTACTATGGTGTGGTCTCCATTGGCACCCCTCCTCAGTCCTTCAGCGTCATCTTTGACACCGGCTCCTCCAACCTGTGGATCCCTTCAGTCTACTGCTCCAGCCAGGCCTGCGGTAAGTGTTACTCAGACTGCCGCTGCTGCCAGGGCTTAAAAGTTGGCTGTTAAGATTCAAACACTTGGTTAGTGTTATACACAGTGTTGTAAGTAACTCATTATATTTACTCAAGCACTGTGTCTACGTACAATTTTTAGGTTTCCATTTAATGCTAATTTATTCTTCTTACatctccactacatttatttgacagctattcttatttgttactttgcagaataatatttaaaatacaaatcatgCAATGatgcatataataaatatataacatatatcgTTATAGATTAATTTAGCTAACCGTGTATAAACTAAAGTAGTAGTAGCTCTACTTTCACCAGCCGCAACATACATagtaatgcatcagtaataataacatCAGTACCTTTATCTTTGAAAGTAAAGTACATCTTACTGCTAATAAATTTGAACTTCTACTTGGACATAACTTAGATTTAAGGTATTTAACTTGTAATGCAGTATTTTAAGACTGCTGAATTTACTAGTAGAATATCTAATTACTTATTTAACAACTAATACAGTTTATAAAGTATCAGCCGAGGTCTGACAGAGACCCCATTTCTCTGCAGAGAACCACAGGAAATTCAACCCACAGCAGTCCAGCACCTTCAAATGGGGCAACCAGGGTCTGTCCATCCAGTATGGCACCGGCAGCATGACTGGATATCTGGCTATTGACAATGTTGAGGTAACCAAAGCCTCTGGAACAAAATGCATAGTCTATTTAGACTGCAAAAAGGCATTTCTATGTGGTCTGTTGAACTATGGCTAACAGCTGTCTTGTGTGTACAGGTGGGCGGCATCACAGTGTCCAAGCAGGTGTTTGGAATTAGCCAAACAGAGGCTCCCTTCATGGCTCACATGACAGCCGATGGTATCCTGGGATTGGCCTTCCAGACCATTGCTTCTGACAACGTCGTGCCTGTCTTTGACATGATGGTCAACGAGGGACTGGTGTCTCAGGCCTTGTTCTCcgtctacctgagcaggtacTGAAACAGCATTGAAATCTGTTGGTTGGCAGGGTGTCATTTCCCGTGAcatttgattcatttgtttgttttctttgctctcTTAGCAACAGTGAGCAGGGCAGTGAGGTGGTCTTCGGTGGTGTTGACAGCAGCCACTACACTGGACAAATATCTTGGGTCCCTCTGAGCTCTGCCACCTACTGGCAGATCAAAATGGACAGGTaccaagaaaacacaaaacaagataCTAAGCAAAAACATAAGTTTCGCGACCTGACTGTAATCCCCTTTCTGCTGTTCCTTCTCCCAGTGTTACCATCAATGGACAGTCTGTGGCCTGCGCTGGTGGCTGCCAGGCCATCATTGACACTGGTACTTCCCTGATTGTTGGCCCAACCAGTGACATCAACAACATGAACTCCTGGGTTGGAGCCTCAACCGACGAGTATGGAGATGTGAGTCATACCATCATACCGTACTGTTTGAAGTGAATTTTCCCCATTTTCTGAACCCAGAGTAAGCAAACATTTAATGCTCTGACGTCAAAACtctcaaatgaaaataattaagcAGGACGTGGTTACTTGCTTTAGCTGGAAACCTGTACAATACCAATAAATACAACTTCTGCTGCAACACGGTGTTCAACTGTGTGTGACGTCCTTCTCACAGGCTACAGTGAACTGCCAGAACATCCAGAACATGCCTGAAGTCACCTTCACTCTCGGCGGAAAGGCCTTCACCATCCCTGCATCTGCCTACGTCTCACAGGTCAGTTAGACCCAGTTAGACCCCAGTGCAACTGAAACGTTTTTTAGCACTATAATGAAGATTTCGGggaagtaaaagtattttctgttgTCTCTTCACAGAGCTCCTACGGCTGCAGCACTGGCTTTGGCCAGGGTGGCTCTCAACAGCTCTGGATCCTGGGTGATGTCTTCATCAGGGAGTTCTACGTCATCTTTAACACACAGTCTCAGACTATTGGCCTGGCCAAGTCTGTGTAATCAAATGAGACACCTGATGGATATCTATGAATGTATATTCACAGTGTAGGGGCTTGTCTGATTAAAAACAATTGTGCAATTGGAGATTGTGGAATTATGTTTGAACAGATGCCTTTGTATTAAATCAATTATAACAAGTAAAatcattctgtgtgtttttggtgtaTGTGTCAGTCTGACTGTGATGACTACAACGAAGACCACACATCAGTGGAGCAAAGACCTCTTTAGAAACATCTTTAGTCGCCTTATTTTTGTGTTACAGCGCTGCACTGAAATGTCACAGAAATAAGAATCTGTTCGGTCTATTCATTCATTCGCTCTTTAGAGAAACTTGACCTTTTATAGAGGATTCAAAAAGGATTGCCACCAGCTTTTTTGTGTCAAGGAAGAAGAGGCCAAGAATAGAATATTGAGCGGCTCTCAGAATAGCCAGAAGGCTAGGTTGTAATCGAGAAGAAACTGATAAGGACAAACACAGATTTAACAAAAGATAACCTGATGACATAATCTGACaactctgctgctttttcaaGTTATGAACACTGTTGAAAGGACTCAAACACAACTGTTTTGTCTTAATTTCACCAGACTATGTTCATTTCTTTAAtagatcatttcatttttatgacttctcATTTTCACGTACAACATATGCTATATATACGGGGTAGTTCAGTGATTTAATATTGCACCTCCATTAAGTTGGGGGACTCAATAAAGACAAGAGAATATTTCAAACCAAAGGAGCAGATCATGATGATTTTTAGTCCCTAATATGAGTCAAGCTACAAAAATGCTGGATGCTAAAgaacatttcccacaatgcaaccaaatggatgtttttgttggatCCTTCCTTCCTGATAAATCCCTGTCAAACCCTATATCGTCTGAATACTACTAACCATAACTAGTAAActgaaattattaaaatttcAAACACAGCAGTGGAAAAAACTAATCCATCCCattaaattcagaaattaactATATTCTCACAGGGGGTTTTCACTGGTGGATTGCCAGTGTGGAGTACTCCACCATCCCATCGGGCTCTGCGCTCCAGGTCGAGTCAGGGGATCTTGCTTGAGTTTTGTGCATCCTCAGGTTTGCATACATCTCTGTTGGTCTCTGGTGAGCTCTGAAGTCCACTGTTGTGTAGACTATGCCGCTCATTTCCTGGGGGAGACACAGGAGATTGTCTTGTGGAGGAAGTTTTGAAGCTGAACATGCAATCTGCTTTTGAAAACAAGTGACAATGAATCACAGAGGCTACATGTTCCTTATTTAGCACTTACCGGGGCCTCTTGTTTCAGTGACTCACATAGAGTTTCTGCATATTTGtctgcaagaaaaaacaaaatcacattagTTCTATTTAACCATTTGAAAAAATGGACAATTTCTTTTCAGACACTCAGATATTTGTGAGCATCAATTTAAGAAAACTGCTTACCTTGCTGTTT
The sequence above is a segment of the Anoplopoma fimbria isolate UVic2021 breed Golden Eagle Sablefish chromosome 12, Afim_UVic_2022, whole genome shotgun sequence genome. Coding sequences within it:
- the LOC129099666 gene encoding pepsin A-like, giving the protein MKWLVVLSALVAFSECFHKIPLIKGKTARQNLQEKGLWEKYRKEHPYNPMVKFIQGGSEPMTNDADLSYYGVVSIGTPPQSFSVIFDTGSSNLWIPSVYCSSQACENHRKFNPQQSSTFKWGNQGLSIQYGTGSMTGYLAIDNVEVGGITVSKQVFGISQTEAPFMAHMTADGILGLAFQTIASDNVVPVFDMMVNEGLVSQALFSVYLSSNSEQGSEVVFGGVDSSHYTGQISWVPLSSATYWQIKMDSVTINGQSVACAGGCQAIIDTGTSLIVGPTSDINNMNSWVGASTDEYGDATVNCQNIQNMPEVTFTLGGKAFTIPASAYVSQSSYGCSTGFGQGGSQQLWILGDVFIREFYVIFNTQSQTIGLAKSV